The following are from one region of the Silene latifolia isolate original U9 population chromosome 9, ASM4854445v1, whole genome shotgun sequence genome:
- the LOC141599948 gene encoding myb family transcription factor PHL7-like isoform X2, with protein MPSPNLVDQIVGATPKGVLRVMAVPGLTIYHVKSHLQKYRLAKYLPESPSDGSKDEKNGSGDAQANMDPSSQGLQIDEALRMQMEVQKRLHEQLEVQRQLQMRIEAQGKYLQKIIEEQQKLGSVLQASDALPSKEQDDLKNKTSESQPDSEDSPVDTSPRRKKHKVSPTQAPSEIDQKQSFVDQWDQHLYEINAAGFGIDLDTDFRKQENSTSDLGGNALK; from the exons ATGCCATCACCCAACTTGGTGGACCAGATAGTGG GGGCAACTCCAAAAGGAGTTTTACGAGTGATGGCTGTACCTGGGCTTACCATCTACCATGTGAAAAGTCATTTGCAG AAGTATCGGCTAGCCAAGTACTTGCCTGAGTCACCTAGTGATG GCTCCAAGGATGAAAAAAACGGTTCGGGAGATGCACAAGCTAACATGGATCCATCTTCCCA GGGATTACAAATTGACGAGGCACTTAGAATGCAAATGGAAGTACAGAAACGTCTGCATGAGCAGCTCGAG GTTCAAAGACAGCTCCAAATGAGAATTGAAGCTCAGGGTAAGTATCTCCAGAAGATAATAGAAGAACAGCAGAAATTGGGCAGCGTGCTGCAAGCATCAGACGCACTTCCATCCAAGGAACAAGATGACCTAAAAAATAAAACGTCAGAATCTCAACCAGATTCAGAAGATTCTCCTGTCGACACATCTCCTCGGAGGAAGAAGCACAAAGTTAGTCCTACCCAGGCTCCTTCTGAGATCGACCAGAAGCAGTCTTTCGTCGATCAGTGGGACCAGCATCTTTATGAAATAAACGCAGCAGGTTTTGGGATCGATTTGGACACGGACTTTAGGAAGCAGGAAAACAGTACGTCGGACCTTGGAGGTAACGCTCTTAAGTAG
- the LOC141599948 gene encoding myb family transcription factor PHL6-like isoform X1, with protein sequence MYHANKFSTMSLVPHKTQPSEPLENHGALGSPTAKSPPPGGGGKQRLRWTEDLHNRFVDAITQLGGPDRATPKGVLRVMAVPGLTIYHVKSHLQKYRLAKYLPESPSDGSKDEKNGSGDAQANMDPSSQGLQIDEALRMQMEVQKRLHEQLEVQRQLQMRIEAQGKYLQKIIEEQQKLGSVLQASDALPSKEQDDLKNKTSESQPDSEDSPVDTSPRRKKHKVSPTQAPSEIDQKQSFVDQWDQHLYEINAAGFGIDLDTDFRKQENSTSDLGGNALK encoded by the exons ATGTACCATGCTAACAAGTTTTCAACCATGAGCTTGGTGCCCCATAAAACTCAACCCAGTGAACCATTAGAGAATCATGGCGCCTTGGGAAGTCCGACTGCCAAAAGTCCTCCTCCCGGGGGAGGTGGAAAACAACGACTAAGATGGACTGAGGATCTTCACAATCGCTTTGTAGATGCCATCACCCAACTTGGTGGACCAGATA GGGCAACTCCAAAAGGAGTTTTACGAGTGATGGCTGTACCTGGGCTTACCATCTACCATGTGAAAAGTCATTTGCAG AAGTATCGGCTAGCCAAGTACTTGCCTGAGTCACCTAGTGATG GCTCCAAGGATGAAAAAAACGGTTCGGGAGATGCACAAGCTAACATGGATCCATCTTCCCA GGGATTACAAATTGACGAGGCACTTAGAATGCAAATGGAAGTACAGAAACGTCTGCATGAGCAGCTCGAG GTTCAAAGACAGCTCCAAATGAGAATTGAAGCTCAGGGTAAGTATCTCCAGAAGATAATAGAAGAACAGCAGAAATTGGGCAGCGTGCTGCAAGCATCAGACGCACTTCCATCCAAGGAACAAGATGACCTAAAAAATAAAACGTCAGAATCTCAACCAGATTCAGAAGATTCTCCTGTCGACACATCTCCTCGGAGGAAGAAGCACAAAGTTAGTCCTACCCAGGCTCCTTCTGAGATCGACCAGAAGCAGTCTTTCGTCGATCAGTGGGACCAGCATCTTTATGAAATAAACGCAGCAGGTTTTGGGATCGATTTGGACACGGACTTTAGGAAGCAGGAAAACAGTACGTCGGACCTTGGAGGTAACGCTCTTAAGTAG
- the LOC141599947 gene encoding endo-1,4-beta-xylanase 5-like, translated as MCRVFLAYKLSTYYYYIMVQTNILKVLFATMVVAGRKVESNLLSMNITFFLCLAFILLFTSGYIYAIQDLPYDYSATTECLEESWKAQYCGGGVIYNSEFDSGTQGWTLYGQGKIEERVSKNGNKFIVALNRTQPSDSPSQQLNLVQGMYYAFSAWIQLSQGSEIVSVVFRGRNAETETLYGGTVIAEKGCWSMLKGGIISNFSGVADLTFETENTTAEVWLDSVALWPFTRTQWRSHHQEVISKVRKSKVNFQVTNANNVALGGAKISVKPIKPGFPIGVEINANILNHTSYQDWFTSRFTVTAFGNEMKWYFTEKRKGHENYTIPDAMLHLCEQNNISVRGHNVVWADPKYQPDWINNQTSGQELKEASLKRTRSVVSRYKGRLIAWDVMNENLHFRFYEDKLGENASAEFYAETYEIDQKPLLFMNEYNTIENNVDEFSIPAKYARKLKNIVSYYKQKYGNKTLPMAVGLESRFGPGQPNLVYMRAGIDYLASLGFPVWLTEVFVDKGEDQEYYLEDVLREGYSHPAVKGIVIWPTSPFSKECKMCLTDPSFKNTRNGDIVDKLIKLWRSEPLEMSANVQGFSEVVLFHGDYEVTVRHSNTSSPTNLKLKVSENAADFIMVNSGYSVPHISVYM; from the exons ATGTGTCGTGTATTCTTGGCTTATAAACTTTCTACTTACTACTACTATATAATGGTTCAAACAAACATCCTCAAAGTACTTTTTGCAACCATGGTAGTAGCAGGTCGGAAAGTCGAGTCGAATCTCTTATCAATGAACATCACCTTCTTCTTATGCCTTGCATTCATTCTACTCTTTACATCAG GATATATATATGCCATTCAAGATCTTCCCTATGACTATTCAGCCACCACAGAG TGCTTGGAAGAATCTTGGAAAGCTCAATATTGCGGAGGAGGGGTCATATATAACTCTGAGTTTGATTCCGGTACTCAAGGATGGACACTGTATGGACAAGGGAAGATTGAAGAACGAGTATCTAAGAATGGGAACAAGTTCATTGTGGCTCTTAATAGAACTCAACCTTCTGATAGCCCTTCTCAACAACTTAATCTTGTACAAGGAATGTATTATGCCTTTTCAG CATGGATTCAACTAAGCCAAGGCAGTGAAATTGTGTCAGTTGTCTTCAGAGGCCGCAATGCTGAAACTGAGACCCTCTATGGGGGTACAGTGATCGCTGAGAAAGGATGCTGGAGCATGCTTAAAGGTGGAATCATCTCAAATTTCTCTGGTGTGGCTGATCTCACATTTGAG ACAGAAAACACAACAGCTGAAGTCTGGCTTGACAGTGTCGCTCTGTGGCCATTCACTAGGACACAATGGAGATCACACCACCAGGAAGTCATTTCAAAG GTGCGAAAGAGTAAGGTGAACTTCCAAGTTACAAATGCAAACAATGTAGCACTTGGTGGAGCTAAAATCTCTGTGAAGCCAATTAAGCCAGGATTTCCTATAGGAGTTGAGATTAACGCCAATATCTTAAACCATACATCTTACCAAGATTGGTTTACCTCGCGATTTACAGTCACTGCTTTTGGCAATGAAATGAAATGGTATTTCACTGAAAAAAGAAAAGGCCATGAAAACTACACGATCCCTGATGCAATGTTACACTTGTGTGAGCAGAATAACATTTCTGTTCGGGGACATAACGTGGTATGGGCTGACCCAAAATACCAACCTGATTGGATAAACAACCAAACTTCTGGACAAGAGCTTAAAGAAGCGTCTCTTAAGAGGACAAGATCAGTGGTTTCGAGGTATAAAGGGAGATTGATTGCTTGGGATGTTATGAATGAAAATTTGCATTTCAGGTTTTATGAGGATAAGCTCGGTGAAAATGCGTCAGCTGAGTTTTATGCAGAAACATATGAGATCGATCAAAAACCACTTCTGTTCATGAATGAGTATAATACTATAGAGAATAATGTAGATGAGTTCTCGATACCAGCTAAGTATGCCAGAAAGTTGAAGAACATTGTGTCATATTACAAGCAAAAGTATGGTAATAAGACCTTGCCAATGGCGGTAGGGTTGGAGTCGCGGTTTGGGCCTGGTCAGCCCAACTTGGTGTACATGAGAGCAGGAATTGATTACTTAGCTTCACTGGGGTTTCCAGTTTGGCTAACTGAAGTTTTTGTTGACAAAGGGGAGGATCAG GAATACTACCTAGAAGATGTACTGAGGGAAGGATACTCCCACCCAGCAGTTAAAGGGATTGTGATATGGCCAACATCACCATTCAGTAAAGAGTGTAAGATGTGCTTAACAGATCCAAGCTTCAAGAACACGCGAAATGGAGACATCGTCGATAAACTGATTAAACTATGGAGATCGGAACCATTGGAGATGTCGGCAAATGTACAGGGTTTTTCAGAAGTAGTGTTATTTCATGGGGATTATGAAGTCACTGTAAGGCATTCCAACACTAGTTCTCCCACCAATTTGAAGCTTAAGGTTTCCGAAAACGCAGCAGACTTTATAATGGTTAATTCTGGTTATTCCGTTCCTCATATTAGTGTCTACATGTAA